The Streptomyces kanamyceticus genome window below encodes:
- a CDS encoding ROK family transcriptional regulator, with protein sequence MSGAPDHPFPEASSAPAAAPSSPGEVLALLRTGAAATRADIARLTGLARSTVSQRVDALIAHGFLTEEADGGSTGGRPPRRLRLRTREHAVAGVDLGASHCRVALMDIGGETLALREDPLSIADGPGAVLGHVERALHTLLKEAGRSPDALQSIGVGVPGPVEFSTGRPVDPPIMPGWHQYPIPEFFAERFGARALVDNDVNVMALAEQRRAFPDTRYLLYIKVGTGIGCGIVADGRLHRGAQGSAGDIGHIRVGELDDPCRCGNSGCLEAIAGGAALARRLSALGLEATSGSDVVRLVKSGNRDAVRMVREAGRSVGEVLAGLVNFFNPDTVVVGGALAAVHDQLLAGVREAVYRRSHPLATHVLRIEPSRTGENAAAVGAGILAVEHALSPRQVDRVLAGAAR encoded by the coding sequence ATGTCTGGAGCGCCGGATCACCCGTTTCCCGAGGCCTCTTCCGCCCCCGCCGCCGCGCCGTCCTCACCCGGCGAGGTGCTCGCCCTGCTGCGTACGGGAGCCGCCGCGACCCGCGCGGACATCGCCCGTCTCACGGGGCTCGCCCGGTCGACGGTGTCGCAGCGCGTGGACGCCCTGATCGCCCACGGCTTCCTCACCGAGGAGGCCGACGGCGGGTCGACGGGCGGGCGGCCGCCCCGGAGACTGCGGCTGCGCACCCGTGAACACGCGGTGGCGGGGGTCGACTTGGGCGCCTCGCACTGCCGGGTCGCGCTCATGGACATCGGCGGCGAGACTCTGGCGCTGCGCGAGGACCCGCTGTCCATCGCGGACGGCCCAGGGGCCGTTCTCGGCCATGTGGAGCGCGCGCTGCACACGCTCCTGAAGGAGGCGGGGCGCTCCCCGGACGCGCTCCAGTCGATCGGCGTCGGCGTGCCGGGGCCCGTCGAGTTCTCCACGGGCCGCCCGGTGGATCCGCCGATCATGCCGGGCTGGCACCAGTACCCCATTCCCGAGTTCTTCGCCGAGCGGTTCGGCGCGCGGGCCCTCGTCGACAACGACGTGAACGTGATGGCCCTCGCCGAGCAGCGCCGCGCCTTCCCCGACACCCGCTATCTGCTCTACATCAAGGTGGGCACGGGCATCGGCTGCGGCATCGTCGCGGACGGCCGCCTGCACCGGGGTGCGCAGGGCAGCGCGGGCGACATCGGGCACATCCGCGTCGGCGAACTGGACGATCCCTGCCGGTGCGGCAACTCCGGCTGCCTGGAGGCGATCGCGGGCGGCGCGGCGCTCGCCCGCAGGCTGTCGGCGCTCGGCCTGGAGGCGACATCGGGCAGCGACGTCGTACGCCTGGTCAAGTCGGGCAACCGGGACGCCGTGCGGATGGTGCGCGAGGCGGGCCGATCGGTCGGCGAGGTGCTCGCGGGCCTGGTGAACTTCTTCAATCCGGACACCGTGGTGGTCGGCGGCGCGCTCGCCGCCGTGCACGACCAACTCCTCGCGGGCGTACGGGAAGCGGTGTACCGCCGCTCGCATCCGCTGGCCACCCATGTGCTGCGCATCGAGCCGAGCCGCACCGGCGAGAACGCGGCGGCGGTCGGCGCCGGGATCCTCGCCGTCGAGCACGCGCTGTCGCCGCGGCAGGTGGACCGGGTCCTGGCGGGCGCGGCACGCTGA
- a CDS encoding ABC transporter permease encodes MTGTTLAPTPAVTSASRRRSRLADPAVGVWLAAGVVTALGWLVVAARGGDFLTQANVVGILQNCVALGLVAVGQTAVILTGSLDLSVAYLISLGTLVAATTMEDGSVLTAVLAVLALSAAVGLANGLIVTGLKVNAFIATLGTAFILRGWIEDNYTGPAGKVSASFQHLGYDRVGPVPVSVFLLLAVAAALWLITRRTRFGHHLYATGGDEHAARLSGVRTRRTVIAAHVLCSLCVGAAALFLAARLGAGAPWAGTEARYDLESIAAVVLGGTVLAGGRGGVAGTLGGVLVLAVLDSVFNQLGVDPFFKNVVRGVVIIAAVALYARRGSRRPA; translated from the coding sequence ATGACCGGCACCACCCTCGCACCGACCCCCGCCGTGACCTCCGCGTCCCGGCGCCGCTCCCGGCTCGCCGACCCCGCCGTCGGCGTCTGGCTCGCCGCGGGCGTCGTGACCGCGCTCGGCTGGCTCGTCGTCGCCGCCAGGGGAGGCGACTTCCTCACCCAGGCCAACGTGGTCGGCATCCTGCAGAACTGCGTCGCCCTCGGCCTCGTCGCCGTCGGCCAGACCGCCGTCATCCTGACCGGCTCCCTCGACCTGTCGGTGGCGTACCTCATCAGCCTCGGCACGCTCGTCGCCGCCACCACGATGGAGGACGGCAGCGTCCTCACCGCGGTCCTCGCCGTCCTCGCGCTCTCCGCGGCCGTCGGCCTCGCCAACGGCCTCATCGTCACGGGCCTCAAGGTCAACGCGTTCATCGCGACCCTCGGCACCGCCTTCATCCTGCGCGGCTGGATCGAGGACAACTACACGGGCCCCGCGGGCAAGGTGTCCGCCTCCTTCCAGCACCTCGGCTACGACCGCGTCGGACCCGTCCCGGTCTCCGTGTTCCTGCTGCTCGCCGTCGCCGCCGCGCTCTGGCTGATCACGCGCCGCACCCGCTTCGGACACCATCTGTACGCCACCGGGGGCGACGAACACGCGGCGCGCCTGTCCGGCGTCCGTACCCGGCGCACCGTCATCGCCGCGCACGTCCTGTGCTCGCTTTGCGTCGGGGCCGCCGCGCTGTTCCTCGCCGCGCGGCTCGGCGCGGGCGCCCCGTGGGCGGGCACCGAGGCCCGCTACGACCTGGAGTCGATCGCCGCCGTCGTGCTCGGCGGAACGGTGCTCGCGGGCGGGCGCGGGGGAGTGGCGGGCACGCTCGGCGGCGTCCTCGTCCTCGCCGTCCTCGACTCCGTCTTCAACCAGCTCGGCGTCGACCCGTTCTTCAAGAACGTCGTCCGCGGCGTCGTCATCATCGCCGCCGTCGCCCTCTACGCGCGGCGCGGCAGCAGGAGGCCCGCATGA
- a CDS encoding sugar ABC transporter ATP-binding protein — MLAMHGVSKSFLGVRVLHGVSLDLAAGEVHALVGENGAGKSTLMKVLAGEHVPDEGAIVLDGEEHHFTHPAQAQAAGIGIIHQEFALLPHRTVAENVFLGREPTRYGLVDRRAMEARTAELLDEVGVSGITPRTHVRELSVARQQTVEIVKALASDVRVLVMDEPSAPLADHEAGLLHALVRRLADRGLGILYISHRLREVFDLSHRVTVLKDGRHVMTAPTDRTDADEVVRAMVGRELSAYYPPRASPGDIGDVRLTVRGGGNDRLRDIDLTLRAGEVTGIAGLQGSGRTSLVRALFGAAPFARGAMTVDGTALRPGNPRRAIRAGIALVTEDRKAEGLALRQSVRDNALLVTRAVPQRDRPPADRDLTALLERVRLQARGHDQQAQYLSGGNQQKVVIAKWLAARPRVLLFDEPTRGVDVGAKAAIHTLVRDLAKEGLAVLMVSSELPELIGMSDRVLVMSEGRIAGELPPGASEEDVMRLATARHAHQDGP; from the coding sequence ATGTTGGCGATGCACGGCGTGTCCAAGAGCTTTCTCGGGGTGCGCGTGCTGCACGGCGTCTCGCTCGACCTCGCCGCCGGCGAGGTGCACGCACTCGTCGGCGAGAACGGCGCGGGCAAGTCCACGCTGATGAAGGTCCTCGCGGGCGAACACGTCCCCGACGAGGGCGCCATCGTGCTCGACGGCGAGGAACACCACTTCACCCATCCCGCGCAGGCCCAGGCCGCCGGAATCGGCATCATCCACCAGGAGTTCGCCCTCCTGCCGCACCGGACCGTCGCGGAGAACGTCTTCCTGGGCCGCGAACCGACCCGCTACGGCCTCGTCGACCGCCGCGCCATGGAGGCCCGCACCGCCGAACTCCTCGACGAGGTCGGCGTATCGGGCATCACGCCACGCACCCACGTCCGCGAACTCTCCGTCGCCCGGCAGCAGACCGTCGAGATCGTCAAGGCCCTCGCCTCCGACGTGCGCGTCCTGGTCATGGACGAACCGTCCGCGCCGCTCGCCGACCACGAGGCAGGGCTCCTGCACGCGCTGGTGCGCAGGCTCGCCGACCGGGGCCTCGGCATCCTCTACATCTCGCACCGCCTACGCGAGGTCTTCGACCTCTCGCACCGGGTCACGGTCCTCAAGGACGGCCGCCACGTCATGACCGCGCCCACGGATCGGACCGACGCCGACGAGGTCGTACGGGCCATGGTGGGGCGGGAGTTGAGCGCCTACTACCCGCCGCGCGCCAGTCCGGGGGACATCGGCGACGTCCGCCTGACCGTGCGCGGCGGCGGCAACGACCGGCTGCGCGACATCGACCTGACGCTGCGCGCGGGCGAGGTCACCGGCATCGCCGGACTGCAGGGCTCCGGACGCACCTCGCTGGTGCGCGCCCTGTTCGGCGCCGCGCCCTTCGCCCGCGGGGCGATGACCGTGGACGGCACCGCGCTGCGCCCGGGAAACCCGCGCCGGGCCATCCGCGCGGGCATCGCCCTGGTCACCGAGGACCGCAAGGCCGAGGGGCTCGCCCTGCGCCAGTCCGTGCGCGACAACGCCCTTCTGGTCACCCGCGCCGTGCCCCAGCGCGACCGGCCGCCCGCCGACCGCGACCTCACCGCGCTCCTGGAACGGGTCAGACTCCAGGCGCGCGGCCACGACCAGCAGGCCCAGTACCTGTCCGGCGGCAACCAGCAGAAGGTCGTCATCGCCAAGTGGCTCGCCGCACGCCCCCGCGTGCTGCTCTTCGACGAGCCGACCCGCGGCGTCGACGTCGGCGCCAAGGCCGCCATCCACACCCTCGTGCGGGACCTCGCGAAAGAGGGCCTCGCCGTGCTCATGGTCTCCTCCGAACTGCCCGAGCTCATCGGCATGAGCGACCGCGTCCTGGTCATGTCCGAGGGCCGGATCGCCGGTGAACTCCCGCCCGGCGCCTCGGAGGAGGACGTGATGCGGCTCGCCACGGCGCGGCACGCGCACCAGGACGGCCCGTGA